From Thermoplasmatales archaeon, a single genomic window includes:
- a CDS encoding elongation factor EF-2: MGRKEENIAKAKELRFIPEKIRNIGIVAHIDHGKTTFSDNLLAGAGMISEELAGEQLVLDYDEQEQARGITINAAAASMVHEYEGQEYLINLIDTPGHVDFGGDVTRAMRAVDGCIVVVCAVEGVMPQTETVLRQALKERVKPVLLINKVDRLINELKLSPQEMQQRFVKIIAEVNRLINKMAPEEFKNWNVKPEDGSVAFGSALNNWAISVPFMKKTGITFKDIYEYCLKNDQETLAKKAPIHKITLDMVIRHLPNPREAQKYRIPNIWRGELNSDIGKAMIECNPKGELAMMVTKIIIDPHAGEITVGRVFSGTLKEGEEVYILGMPKPYRIQQVAVMVGDARIPVDEIPAGNIAAITGLRDSYAGCTITTNPELESFEGIKHYSEPVVTVRVEAKKPADLPKLVKVLRDVSKADPSIQVEINQETGEYLMSGMGELHLEVTEYRIRNEHKVDIIVSDPTVIYRETVRKKSPVFEGKSPNKHNCVYIEVEPLEENVLKALLEGQIEENVKKYRKEVSKKLEELGMNREDAKGVFAIKGTNIFTDVTKGIQHLGEVKELLTQAFEEVCKAGCKAAEPLQGVKVRLVDAKLHEDAIHRGPAQMIPATRNAIYGAMTLAQPILLEPIQKVFISVPSELLGNVTREITQRRGTILDIKNEGDMSIIQAKAPVAEMFGFASAIRSATGGRVLWSTENMGFEPLPDFLQDEVMRKIRERKGLKPEPYPAEHYAG; the protein is encoded by the coding sequence ATGGGAAGGAAAGAAGAAAATATTGCAAAAGCAAAGGAATTGAGATTTATACCCGAGAAAATAAGAAACATTGGCATAGTTGCCCACATAGACCACGGAAAAACAACTTTCTCCGACAACTTGCTCGCTGGAGCAGGCATGATTTCTGAGGAGCTTGCGGGCGAGCAGCTTGTGCTTGACTATGATGAGCAGGAGCAGGCAAGAGGTATAACGATAAATGCGGCGGCTGCTTCAATGGTTCATGAATATGAAGGGCAGGAATATTTAATTAATTTAATTGATACACCTGGACATGTTGATTTTGGAGGAGATGTTACAAGAGCGATGCGAGCGGTGGATGGATGCATAGTTGTTGTTTGTGCGGTTGAAGGAGTAATGCCTCAAACCGAAACTGTTTTAAGACAGGCTTTGAAGGAAAGAGTTAAGCCAGTTTTGTTAATAAATAAAGTTGATAGGCTTATAAATGAATTGAAACTCAGCCCGCAGGAAATGCAGCAGAGATTTGTTAAGATAATTGCGGAAGTAAATAGGCTTATAAATAAAATGGCTCCAGAAGAGTTTAAGAATTGGAATGTAAAGCCAGAGGATGGAAGTGTTGCTTTCGGGAGTGCATTAAACAATTGGGCTATTTCAGTTCCTTTCATGAAAAAAACAGGTATAACATTCAAAGATATATATGAGTATTGCTTGAAAAATGATCAAGAAACTCTTGCAAAAAAGGCTCCAATTCATAAAATAACTCTTGATATGGTTATAAGGCATCTTCCAAATCCAAGAGAAGCACAGAAATATAGGATTCCAAATATATGGAGAGGAGAATTGAATAGTGATATTGGAAAAGCAATGATAGAATGCAATCCAAAAGGAGAGCTTGCAATGATGGTTACAAAAATAATCATTGATCCTCATGCGGGTGAAATAACTGTTGGAAGAGTTTTTTCAGGTACACTAAAAGAAGGAGAAGAAGTATATATACTGGGGATGCCAAAGCCATATCGCATTCAGCAAGTTGCGGTAATGGTAGGGGATGCAAGAATACCAGTTGATGAAATACCCGCTGGAAATATTGCTGCAATAACTGGTTTAAGAGATAGCTATGCGGGATGCACAATAACAACAAATCCAGAACTTGAGTCATTTGAAGGAATAAAACATTATTCTGAGCCAGTTGTTACAGTTAGGGTTGAAGCTAAAAAGCCAGCAGATTTGCCTAAACTTGTAAAAGTTTTAAGAGATGTTTCAAAAGCGGATCCATCAATACAGGTTGAAATAAATCAAGAAACGGGAGAATATTTAATGTCTGGAATGGGCGAGCTTCATCTTGAAGTAACAGAATACAGGATAAGGAATGAGCATAAAGTGGATATAATAGTTTCGGATCCAACTGTAATTTACAGGGAAACAGTTCGCAAAAAATCACCGGTTTTCGAAGGAAAGTCACCAAATAAGCACAACTGCGTTTATATAGAAGTTGAACCACTTGAAGAAAATGTTTTAAAAGCTCTTTTAGAAGGACAAATAGAAGAAAATGTTAAGAAATATAGAAAAGAGGTTTCCAAAAAACTTGAAGAGCTTGGAATGAATAGAGAAGATGCAAAAGGGGTTTTCGCAATAAAAGGAACAAATATATTTACAGATGTAACAAAAGGAATTCAGCATTTGGGAGAAGTAAAGGAATTATTAACCCAAGCTTTTGAGGAAGTTTGCAAGGCGGGATGCAAGGCAGCTGAGCCATTGCAAGGAGTGAAGGTAAGGCTTGTTGATGCAAAACTTCATGAAGATGCAATCCATCGCGGGCCAGCACAGATGATACCTGCAACAAGAAATGCAATTTATGGAGCTATGACACTTGCCCAGCCAATCTTACTTGAGCCAATTCAAAAAGTTTTTATATCTGTTCCAAGCGAGCTTTTAGGAAATGTTACAAGAGAAATAACTCAGAGGAGAGGAACAATTCTTGATATTAAGAATGAAGGAGATATGAGCATTATTCAAGCAAAAGCACCTGTTGCGGAGATGTTTGGATTCGCATCTGCAATAAGAAGTGCTACTGGAGGAAGAGTGCTATGGAGCACAGAGAATATGGGATTTGAGCCACTGCCAGATTTCTTGCAAGATGAAGTAATGAGAAAAATAAGGGAGAGAAAGGGACTTAAGCCAGAACCATATCCTGCAGAACATTATGCGGGATAA
- a CDS encoding flavodoxin family protein, protein MKVCIIYDSKYGNGKKCIDYISELIGKKHKVEIFSADEVKPQNIEADLYIFSSPTHIGSPTRKIKKILKKISKENAKYALMTTCIDEKTKSIEKMEKILSKKGMKKVADVKIKVNGIKGPLESNYKEKIEEFLKKIL, encoded by the coding sequence ATGAAGGTTTGCATAATTTATGATTCCAAATATGGAAACGGAAAAAAATGCATTGATTATATTTCTGAGTTGATTGGAAAGAAGCATAAAGTAGAGATATTTTCTGCTGACGAAGTTAAGCCACAGAATATTGAAGCGGATCTTTACATTTTCAGCTCTCCTACTCATATAGGCTCACCTACAAGAAAAATTAAGAAAATTCTAAAAAAAATTAGCAAGGAAAATGCAAAATATGCTCTTATGACAACATGCATTGATGAAAAAACAAAATCAATTGAAAAAATGGAAAAAATTCTAAGCAAAAAGGGAATGAAAAAAGTTGCGGATGTTAAAATTAAAGTTAATGGAATAAAAGGTCCTCTTGAAAGCAATTATAAGGAAAAGATTGAAGAATTTTTGAAGAAAATTTTATAA
- the cas2 gene encoding CRISPR-associated endonuclease Cas2 — protein sequence MYAIIVYDVGVERVSKICSFLRCFLSWVQNSVFEGELTESQLMRIKEGIKEIIDKNNDSVRIYIMRSKDVFKMELIGIEKADTGPFI from the coding sequence ATGTATGCAATAATAGTTTATGATGTTGGAGTTGAAAGAGTTTCTAAAATCTGTAGTTTTTTAAGATGTTTTCTTTCATGGGTTCAAAACTCTGTTTTTGAAGGAGAATTAACAGAATCACAGTTGATGAGGATTAAAGAAGGAATTAAGGAAATTATTGATAAAAACAATGATTCAGTCAGAATATATATAATGAGAAGCAAAGATGTTTTCAAGATGGAATTGATAGGAATTGAAAAAGCAGATACTGGGCCATTTATATGA
- a CDS encoding HesA/MoeB/ThiF family protein — MQARYERQIPILGSEGQEKLRGAKVAVVGVGGLASAVCLYLAGAGVGHMRIIEDEIVELSNLNRQIIYSEEDIGKEKVYSAVEKLRKFNSEIEIEGIKERISEKNIDLLDGMDAIVDCLDNFKSRYILNEACLKYEIPLFHAACRAWQGQVSVVIPYKSACLKCIFPKVREEKSPPVLGSVVGTIATIQATEVIKYIAGIRPLLENKLLIYDAQFLSYYLVELERNKNCEACGRK, encoded by the coding sequence ATGCAAGCTAGATATGAGAGGCAAATTCCAATTCTGGGCAGTGAAGGACAGGAGAAGCTTAGAGGAGCGAAGGTTGCGGTTGTTGGGGTGGGAGGGCTTGCCTCCGCGGTTTGCCTTTATCTTGCGGGTGCGGGGGTGGGGCATATGAGAATAATAGAAGATGAAATTGTTGAGCTATCTAACCTTAACAGGCAGATAATTTATTCGGAAGAGGATATTGGGAAGGAAAAAGTTTATTCTGCTGTCGAAAAATTGAGAAAATTTAATAGTGAGATAGAAATAGAGGGAATTAAAGAAAGAATAAGCGAAAAAAATATTGATTTGCTAGATGGGATGGATGCAATTGTCGATTGTCTCGATAACTTCAAATCTCGCTATATACTGAATGAAGCATGCCTGAAATATGAAATTCCTCTATTTCACGCAGCATGCAGGGCATGGCAGGGGCAGGTGAGTGTAGTCATTCCTTATAAGAGCGCATGCTTGAAATGTATTTTTCCGAAAGTAAGGGAAGAGAAAAGCCCACCGGTTCTTGGGAGTGTGGTAGGAACAATTGCAACAATACAGGCAACAGAAGTAATAAAATATATAGCGGGAATTAGACCATTGCTTGAAAATAAGCTTCTTATTTATGATGCCCAGTTTCTTTCCTATTATTTAGTAGAGCTGGAAAGAAATAAAAATTGTGAAGCTTGTGGGAGAAAATGA
- a CDS encoding ABC transporter permease: MRIFKDILIVFQKEVKEYWRWKLHIVFDAFFPLLDTLLFILVWSAILKGGFERYGMITRENYIGFLISGMIVWSFARNYLSGEFTRIFVEEKHRRTIQYLLSSPINRMAIPYGKSLLPVLRSLFNSTILISVGISLGFIFKGNPLLIFLIIFLTFLTFSGIGLTIAALGSWREDIADSGWLIYYIFEITAGIYFPLDILPQKLRIIFFALPQAQAVQAMRLVVLENAGLNEILPFLLPLAFYSFFMIIFAYLAFRFVERKAMLVGI, from the coding sequence ATGAGAATTTTTAAAGATATTTTAATTGTTTTTCAGAAAGAAGTAAAGGAATATTGGAGATGGAAACTTCATATAGTTTTTGACGCCTTCTTTCCTCTTCTCGATACCCTGCTTTTCATCCTTGTATGGAGTGCAATTTTAAAAGGAGGATTTGAAAGATATGGAATGATAACAAGAGAGAATTATATTGGTTTCCTAATATCGGGAATGATTGTATGGAGTTTTGCAAGAAATTATTTAAGCGGAGAATTCACTCGCATATTTGTTGAAGAAAAGCATCGCAGGACAATCCAATACCTCCTTTCCTCACCTATAAATAGAATGGCAATTCCTTATGGAAAATCTCTTCTGCCAGTTCTCAGGTCTTTATTCAATTCAACTATCCTAATCTCAGTTGGCATTTCTCTTGGCTTCATTTTTAAAGGAAATCCCCTCCTAATATTCCTGATAATTTTCTTAACTTTCCTGACTTTTTCTGGAATTGGTTTAACAATCGCTGCCCTCGGCTCGTGGAGAGAAGATATAGCGGATTCAGGATGGCTTATCTACTACATTTTTGAAATCACCGCTGGAATTTACTTCCCACTTGATATCCTCCCCCAAAAATTAAGGATCATCTTTTTTGCCCTCCCGCAGGCGCAGGCGGTGCAGGCAATGAGGCTGGTTGTGCTGGAAAATGCTGGCCTTAATGAAATCTTGCCATTTCTTTTGCCCCTTGCTTTTTATTCATTTTTTATGATTATTTTTGCTTATCTTGCTTTTCGCTTTGTTGAAAGAAAGGCGATGCTTGTTGGAATTTAG
- a CDS encoding winged helix-turn-helix transcriptional regulator gives MKKLLWWLLAASAGGISRGRIIELLIEKPMNANEIAKIAGMDYKTVRHHLKVLEKNSLVTSMGEGYAKMYFISDLLEQNIKSFYEIWEKIGKNKIKGKEVT, from the coding sequence ATTAAAAAACTTCTTTGGTGGCTTCTTGCTGCTTCCGCTGGTGGAATAAGCAGAGGGAGGATAATTGAATTGCTGATTGAAAAACCAATGAATGCAAATGAGATTGCAAAAATTGCTGGAATGGATTATAAAACTGTTAGGCATCATTTAAAAGTGCTCGAGAAAAATAGCTTAGTAACTTCCATGGGTGAGGGATATGCGAAAATGTATTTTATATCTGATTTGCTTGAGCAAAATATAAAAAGTTTTTATGAGATTTGGGAAAAAATTGGGAAAAATAAAATAAAGGGGAAAGAGGTGACATAA
- a CDS encoding ABC transporter ATP-binding protein, translating into MKAIEVNGISKIYRQKSGCKVALEDVSFYVEEGEIFGLLGPNGSGKTTLIKIIFGLIPADKGDVSIFGYKIPKERAKIISKINVVFSRAGCYWNLTGRDHLKFYGKIYRVKNLNEKIEKLVKLFEMEDKIDRSVDKYSTGEVMRLNLARSLLNEPILLILDEPTIGLDPMLALKIRDYLIKLNEEKGITILLTTHYMEEADRLCKRVAIINEGKIVAIDSPSNLKSKLKREKICEIGVSNLSAELLKKIKEKFEKCSYYESKSVLRVILKKYEDVAEIIDFLKNNGASVTHMHTEKPTLEDVFLYMTGKRLRDLNENF; encoded by the coding sequence ATGAAGGCAATTGAAGTCAATGGTATTTCAAAGATATACAGACAAAAGAGTGGTTGTAAAGTTGCTCTAGAAGATGTCAGTTTTTATGTTGAGGAAGGGGAAATATTTGGATTACTTGGTCCGAACGGCTCAGGAAAGACAACCTTAATAAAGATTATTTTTGGACTTATTCCAGCAGATAAAGGAGATGTATCAATTTTTGGATATAAAATTCCAAAAGAAAGGGCAAAGATAATAAGCAAAATTAATGTTGTTTTTTCTAGAGCGGGATGTTACTGGAATTTAACTGGAAGGGATCATCTAAAATTTTATGGAAAAATTTATAGAGTAAAAAATTTGAATGAGAAAATAGAGAAGCTTGTAAAACTTTTTGAAATGGAGGATAAGATAGATAGAAGCGTTGATAAATATTCAACTGGTGAGGTTATGAGGTTAAATCTTGCACGCTCTTTGCTAAATGAACCAATTTTGCTTATTCTTGATGAACCAACAATTGGCCTTGATCCAATGCTGGCATTAAAAATAAGGGATTATCTGATCAAATTAAATGAGGAAAAAGGAATTACAATTCTGCTCACTACCCATTACATGGAAGAAGCGGACCGCCTGTGTAAAAGAGTAGCGATAATTAATGAAGGAAAAATTGTTGCAATAGATAGTCCATCAAATTTAAAGAGCAAATTAAAGAGGGAAAAGATATGTGAAATAGGTGTTTCAAATTTATCAGCGGAGCTTTTGAAAAAAATAAAAGAAAAATTTGAAAAATGCTCATATTATGAAAGTAAATCTGTGCTAAGGGTTATTTTAAAAAAATATGAAGATGTTGCTGAAATAATTGATTTTTTAAAAAATAATGGAGCAAGCGTGACGCACATGCATACAGAAAAGCCAACACTTGAAGATGTCTTCTTATATATGACTGGGAAGAGATTGAGGGATTTAAATGAGAATTTTTAA
- a CDS encoding 30S ribosomal protein S12, with protein sequence MGRGMFAARKLAKNKQKFRWSDSGYKRYMLDLKRKTDPLEGAPQARGIVLEKIGIEARQPNSAIRKAVKVQLIKNGKVVTAFTPGDKAITFIDEHDEVIIEGIGGRMGRSKGDIPGVRYKVIKVNNVSLNELVKGKVEKPVR encoded by the coding sequence ATGGGTAGAGGAATGTTTGCTGCTCGAAAATTGGCAAAAAATAAGCAAAAGTTTAGATGGAGCGATAGTGGATACAAGAGATATATGCTCGATTTGAAAAGAAAGACCGACCCGCTTGAAGGTGCCCCTCAGGCAAGAGGAATAGTGCTTGAGAAAATTGGAATAGAAGCTAGGCAACCAAACTCCGCAATAAGGAAAGCGGTAAAAGTTCAATTAATAAAAAATGGCAAGGTTGTTACCGCTTTTACTCCTGGAGATAAAGCAATTACATTTATAGATGAGCATGATGAAGTTATCATTGAAGGAATAGGGGGAAGAATGGGTCGCTCTAAGGGAGATATACCAGGCGTGAGATATAAAGTTATAAAGGTAAATAATGTTTCATTAAATGAACTTGTTAAAGGTAAGGTAGAGAAGCCAGTGAGATAA
- the cas4 gene encoding CRISPR-associated protein Cas4 — translation MLLSQALFTGTQVNYYIVCPTKLWLFTHQLSMEASSEYVEIGKFIHEKSYSRERKDVIIDEKIGIDFIRDGDKLIICEIKKSKRIEKAHRYQLYYYLYYLRKIKGIENVEGRILYPTQREIEVIEFNEEISREIEKIMEEIRKIISLDEPPKPSRKSYCKKCAYFEFCWV, via the coding sequence ATGCTTCTGTCGCAAGCCCTCTTTACTGGAACTCAGGTAAATTATTACATAGTTTGTCCTACAAAGCTCTGGCTCTTTACCCATCAATTAAGCATGGAAGCATCTTCTGAATATGTGGAAATAGGGAAATTTATTCATGAAAAATCTTATTCAAGGGAAAGGAAAGACGTAATCATTGATGAAAAGATCGGAATCGACTTTATTAGGGATGGAGACAAGTTAATAATATGTGAGATAAAAAAATCCAAAAGAATTGAAAAGGCCCATAGATATCAGTTATATTATTATCTCTATTATCTGAGAAAAATTAAGGGAATTGAGAATGTTGAAGGGAGAATTTTATATCCAACACAAAGAGAAATTGAAGTAATTGAATTTAATGAGGAAATTTCCCGAGAAATAGAAAAAATAATGGAAGAAATAAGAAAAATAATTTCGTTAGATGAACCTCCAAAACCATCAAGAAAGTCATACTGCAAGAAATGCGCTTATTTTGAATTTTGCTGGGTGTGA
- a CDS encoding 30S ribosomal protein S7, whose protein sequence is MKKLLFGKYSLEDVVITDKGLAPYINLYADKLHTHGRHANRRFKKSNLSLIERFINNMMKTEKYTGKKLKAMKVVEEAFDIIHKKTKKNPVQVLIKAIENSAPREETTRLFLSGIYVPQAVDSAPLRRLDVALRNICLGAVNKTFKNKKRIEECLADEIISASNDDASSFAISKKLEVERIAESAR, encoded by the coding sequence ATGAAGAAGCTTTTATTTGGAAAATATAGTTTGGAAGATGTTGTAATAACAGATAAGGGACTCGCACCATACATAAATCTCTATGCGGATAAACTTCATACTCATGGAAGGCATGCAAATAGAAGATTTAAGAAATCAAATCTCTCCTTAATTGAGAGATTTATAAACAATATGATGAAAACTGAAAAGTATACAGGGAAAAAATTAAAAGCAATGAAAGTTGTTGAAGAAGCATTTGATATAATTCATAAAAAAACAAAGAAAAATCCTGTGCAAGTTCTAATAAAAGCAATAGAAAATTCCGCTCCTCGCGAGGAAACAACTCGCTTATTTTTATCTGGAATATATGTTCCTCAAGCGGTAGATAGCGCTCCTTTGAGAAGGCTTGATGTTGCTTTAAGAAATATCTGCCTGGGGGCGGTTAATAAAACATTTAAAAATAAAAAGAGGATTGAAGAATGTTTAGCGGATGAAATAATAAGTGCATCAAATGACGATGCATCAAGTTTTGCAATAAGCAAGAAATTAGAAGTAGAAAGAATAGCGGAAAGTGCAAGGTGA
- the uvsE gene encoding UV DNA damage repair endonuclease UvsE: MRIGYPCINRTIGCSSARTFRLSSYSSKLLVQTVEENLACLERILHWNKAHGLYFFRITSDLVPFASHPVCRYPWWLKFLPVFRRIGRFIKSNGMRISMHPDQFVLLNAKREEVVKSSIRELVYHARVLDLMELPLSARIQIHLGGVYGDKEKSIARFIEVFLQLPKEVQRRLAIENDDRYYNLDDCLYVHKLTGIPVVFDTFHHQINPNGDSVFVGVRKAAKTWNRRKGPLMVDYSGQEPGARPGTHQQTIDLADFARFIAGVKDIEMDIMLEIKDKEKSAIKARALLNSIASQG; the protein is encoded by the coding sequence ATTCGAATTGGCTATCCCTGTATAAACAGGACTATTGGTTGTTCCTCGGCGCGTACATTCAGGCTAAGCTCTTATTCCTCGAAGTTGTTAGTGCAAACAGTGGAGGAAAACCTTGCATGTCTGGAAAGGATTTTACACTGGAATAAGGCGCATGGGCTTTATTTTTTCCGGATCACTTCAGATTTGGTGCCCTTTGCCTCACACCCTGTGTGCCGTTATCCTTGGTGGCTCAAGTTTCTGCCTGTTTTTCGCCGAATTGGCAGGTTTATCAAGAGTAATGGGATGCGGATTTCGATGCATCCAGACCAGTTTGTGCTTCTCAACGCCAAGCGAGAGGAGGTGGTGAAGAGTTCGATAAGGGAACTGGTTTATCACGCCCGAGTGCTGGACTTGATGGAGTTGCCCTTGAGTGCCCGGATTCAGATTCATCTAGGCGGAGTATACGGCGACAAAGAAAAAAGCATAGCCCGTTTTATTGAGGTTTTTCTGCAGTTGCCTAAGGAAGTTCAGCGCAGACTTGCAATCGAGAATGATGATCGGTATTATAATCTGGATGACTGCCTTTATGTGCACAAGTTGACTGGCATTCCGGTTGTGTTTGACACCTTTCATCATCAGATTAATCCGAATGGCGATTCGGTGTTTGTAGGGGTACGCAAAGCAGCAAAAACTTGGAACAGGCGCAAAGGGCCTTTGATGGTTGATTACAGCGGGCAGGAGCCTGGTGCTCGGCCTGGCACTCATCAGCAAACAATTGACCTAGCAGACTTTGCCCGATTCATCGCAGGAGTAAAGGATATTGAAATGGACATTATGCTGGAGATCAAGGATAAGGAGAAAAGTGCCATCAAGGCGCGAGCGCTACTAAACAGTATAGCTTCTCAGGGATAA
- a CDS encoding type II methionyl aminopeptidase, with amino-acid sequence MEYESYKEAGKIAKSALQKGIESIKEGKSYFEVAEEIEEYIKARADLAFPVNISVNSVAAHYTPSFGDALEFKRGDVVKIDVGAHVNGFIADTAKTIEVGTKDKEMLIKSASEALEEAIRIIKAGVTIGEIGRRIEEKIRKYGLKPVRNLQGHLLSRYSLHAGISIPNVANDSKTALKEGQVIAVEPFVSNGAGYVVDKGIGNIYRITKHSIFAKEIEKKFNGLPFAERWLREIYGNDTPSKISFFMKRKLIAPYFKLVDAENGIVSQFEHTIIVRENGCEVIT; translated from the coding sequence ATGGAATATGAGAGCTATAAAGAAGCGGGAAAGATTGCAAAAAGTGCCCTTCAAAAAGGTATAGAAAGCATAAAGGAAGGAAAAAGTTATTTTGAGGTTGCAGAGGAAATAGAGGAATATATAAAGGCAAGAGCAGATCTTGCCTTCCCAGTAAATATATCTGTGAATAGCGTCGCCGCCCACTATACGCCTTCATTTGGAGATGCTCTTGAGTTTAAAAGAGGAGATGTGGTAAAGATTGATGTTGGAGCACATGTGAATGGCTTTATAGCGGATACAGCAAAAACAATAGAAGTAGGGACAAAAGATAAAGAAATGCTGATAAAATCAGCAAGTGAGGCTTTAGAGGAAGCAATAAGGATAATAAAAGCAGGGGTAACAATTGGGGAAATAGGAAGAAGGATAGAGGAAAAAATAAGGAAATATGGTTTAAAACCCGTTAGAAATTTACAAGGGCATCTTTTGAGTAGATATAGCCTTCATGCGGGAATATCCATTCCAAATGTTGCAAATGATAGCAAAACAGCTTTGAAGGAGGGGCAAGTTATAGCGGTTGAACCATTTGTTAGCAATGGGGCGGGCTATGTAGTGGATAAGGGAATTGGAAATATATATAGAATTACAAAGCATTCTATCTTTGCAAAGGAAATAGAGAAAAAATTTAATGGGCTTCCTTTTGCGGAAAGATGGCTTAGAGAGATTTATGGAAATGATACCCCTTCTAAAATATCATTTTTTATGAAAAGAAAACTTATAGCTCCTTATTTCAAACTTGTAGATGCAGAAAATGGAATTGTTTCTCAATTTGAACATACGATAATTGTCAGGGAAAACGGATGCGAAGTAATTACTTAG
- the cas1b gene encoding type I-B CRISPR-associated endonuclease Cas1, with the protein MKKNFYILRNGKLIRKGNTIYFIYEKSEEKVFSAEIDGEEMEVETEDISDKQEYEKRVLPIEQISSLFIYGRVSLTSGVISFLSKNNIPVHFFGYYGNYESTLMPKEMLLSGEMHIKQAMHYISQDKRVFIAKRFVEGSAQNILRNLEYYQREGKDLQEEISYITNASFSIENCKDVSQLLALEGAIRSKYYSSFNKILKSFEFDERTRQPPENPLNAMISFGNSLLYATVIKQIYHTQLDQTISFLHEPSERRFSLALDISEIFKPLLVDRIIFKLVNKDIIGEDHFVKELNSCLLNNKGKEIFLREYDEKLQTTIKHRDLGRNVSYERLIYLECLKLCKHFLGIKDYKPFVIWW; encoded by the coding sequence ATGAAAAAGAATTTCTATATTTTAAGGAATGGTAAATTGATAAGAAAAGGAAATACAATTTATTTCATTTATGAAAAAAGCGAGGAAAAAGTTTTCTCTGCTGAAATTGATGGAGAGGAAATGGAAGTGGAAACAGAAGATATTTCTGATAAGCAGGAGTACGAAAAAAGAGTTTTGCCAATTGAGCAAATCAGTTCATTATTTATTTATGGAAGAGTTTCTCTTACGTCTGGAGTAATATCTTTTCTGAGCAAAAATAATATCCCGGTTCATTTCTTTGGATATTATGGAAATTATGAAAGCACACTTATGCCTAAAGAAATGTTGCTTTCTGGAGAAATGCACATAAAACAAGCAATGCATTATATTTCTCAGGACAAGCGTGTTTTTATTGCAAAAAGATTTGTTGAAGGTTCTGCACAAAATATTCTGAGAAATTTGGAATATTATCAAAGGGAAGGAAAAGACCTTCAAGAAGAAATTTCTTATATAACGAATGCATCTTTCTCAATTGAAAATTGTAAAGATGTTAGCCAGCTTTTAGCTTTGGAAGGAGCAATCAGGAGCAAATATTATTCTTCTTTCAATAAAATTCTAAAATCATTTGAATTTGATGAGAGAACAAGGCAACCACCGGAGAATCCATTAAATGCTATGATTAGTTTTGGAAATTCGCTTTTGTACGCAACAGTCATCAAGCAAATATATCATACCCAGCTTGATCAAACTATTTCATTTCTTCATGAACCATCTGAAAGAAGATTCTCTCTTGCTCTGGATATATCTGAAATATTCAAGCCACTACTTGTTGATAGAATAATTTTCAAGTTGGTCAATAAGGACATAATTGGGGAAGATCATTTTGTAAAAGAATTGAATAGTTGCTTGCTAAACAATAAAGGGAAAGAGATTTTTCTCAGAGAATACGATGAAAAATTGCAAACTACAATAAAGCACAGAGATTTGGGAAGAAATGTTTCTTATGAAAGGTTGATATATCTGGAGTGTCTTAAGCTATGCAAGCATTTTCTCGGAATAAAAGATTACAAACCATTTGTGATATGGTGGTAA
- a CDS encoding MoaD/ThiS family protein — protein MKLKIKFYSLHREIVGKNEIYLEIDETKKLKDIIKLIFEIYPELKKLEKFTFVSLNHKYANGEEIVNEGDEIAIFPPVEGG, from the coding sequence ATGAAGTTAAAAATAAAATTTTATTCATTGCATCGTGAAATAGTTGGTAAAAATGAGATTTATCTTGAAATAGATGAAACAAAAAAATTGAAAGATATTATAAAATTAATTTTTGAAATTTATCCAGAATTAAAAAAATTGGAAAAATTCACATTCGTCTCATTAAATCACAAATATGCAAATGGCGAGGAAATTGTAAATGAAGGAGATGAAATTGCCATTTTTCCACCAGTTGAAGGGGGTTAA